The DNA window ATAAGCTGTTCTTATTATAACCACAGTatacattttcttcttttttgagCAGTTTTTTAATTGGTATATATTCAGTATTCCATTTGTCAACAACCTTTTCTGTATTGATGTCtatcataaataaattgttatcatttttttcatctagaaaaattattttatttccttgGCTATCATtaatttgtacattttttggaatacatttttcattcttATATCTAAATAAATTCTTGGTCGAGTTATAAATCTTCCTCTCTTTCCCATACTCAtcaaatttgtatatattcaaGTCGTTATGTATATTGTCATAATTTACTTTATCATCATATCCGATGGCAATTCCGTTACATTCCCTTTTTtcattctctttttttctcttttctaaGCGTCTATCCTTCTTTGgcaatatataattttgccTTAAAACGAATGAAAATTTTCCATTTGTattcacatatttatatttcatatcaGATCCCCTATTTTCCTCTAGCTCTTCTGATATATCTGAATCTGACAAAAATACATagtcttcttcttttttattttctttactaTAGTCACTACTGTTATCTTTATTCATTCCTCGAACCTCCTCATTGTTCTTACTGCAACTATTACGTATGTAATTTTCTAGGTAATCTCgttttatatgtacaatatCATTCTGGAAATCATAcctatatattagtatatttttaatggtATCAATCATAATACTTTCCGACTCCACAatgattaaaaatttttcatttaattcgTTTATTTGTTCGGCGGGATCAGTGTGCTTCTCCAGCATGGGTTTCGTCCATTTCTCAAGGCCTTCCTTACCCCCCTCCCTCTTTTCGCCCTTTTCCCCAATATTACTGCCGCTATTTCTACGGCTATCTTTACTGATTCCTCTACTGCTTCCTCTACTGCTTCCTCTACTGCTTCCTCTACTGCTTCCTCTACTGCTTCCTCTACTGCTGCCTCTACTGCTACCTCTACTGCTACCTCTTCTGGTACTTCCATCATTGCCATAACTATGGCCCCCAACACTCATGTGCCCTCTTCTCAGTTCCACGCTACCAACATCATCAACAGTTCTTTTGACGTCATCATCCTTCTCAATAgatttttttccattcaaAACGATGTGAGAAGTATAGGCATACGTTTGATTCAACTggattttcttttttgattTGTTTTGTTCTTTCATCCTTTCTTCTTCACTTTCTTCATCGTTTAGAAAAAAcgttttataattatcacCTTCAGGGTACAGAGTCTTGTAATCtataaatttaaacaaattataaactAAGTACCTTTGTAAATGTATTCCAACTGAGTCCTTACTCAAATAAATATCATTGAACgagtttaatatatatattagaaatacTTTGTTTCTTTTGTACAACTCCCTAATATTTTCTATGCTAaattgttcataatatttttcactttCTTCATCTATTATTATCTCTCTCATGATTTGCTTCTCTTCTTCTTTCACCATTTCTTTTGTGTTCTGTTCTTTTGATTTTACAGagttttgtttatttgtcgAATAATTACTTGTGTTCTTGTTAAATGATGTGGATAATTTGTTCCTTCGCTGCCCCTTCGTATGTTCAGCATGTGCTGCATACTTGGAATTCTGTTCATTTGTTTCACTTGATCCATTAGTTTCTCTTGATCCATTTGTTTCTCTTGATCCATTTGTTCCATCTACTTCATCTGCTTCACACCCCTCTCCAGCAGTAACATTTTCGAATTCCTCTTCTTGCTCACTGGGCACCATCCTACGGTTGGATTTAACAACAATAAATACATGCTCACACTTTACAGTATTAAATACTAAAATGCCATGATAGTTTTTCTTGTACAAACGTTTTACCGGCTCAGAGTACTTGAACAAGTTTACTTTGCTATGTAGAATAACATTACCACTTAAATAAGAAAgcatcatatatttataaaaataatacatataacacATGTCCGAAAATACTAACCCATATTCTTCCACTACTCCATTCTGTAAATATTTGAATTGACACATATCCAACTCATGATACTTAAAATCATGAATATTATCTTCATTaaatactaatttttttaaactatttattattgttatctCGTTTTTATTCACACATAATTTACCGTCTAACAGAAGTGGACTAGACtctttattctttaaaatgTAGAGGTCCACGTCAAGCTCGACTTTTTTTCTGAACAGCTTGCTAAAAATCATTTTGACGGGAAAAAGAGGGGGGTGgtggaaaaagaaaaaaggaaaaggaaaaaaggaaaaaggaaaaaggtaaaagaaaaaaggaaaaggaaaaaaggaaaaagaaaaaaggaaaaaaggaaaaaaggaaaaaaggaaaaggaaaaagaaaaaaggattaGAGTAATTAACGCGGTCAACTTATCGTATTATCGTGTTCTCCTTCTTCCCtctttcccctttttttcacttttattccattattttcgatttattttatttatttattttttcttccccTCACCCTTCTGCCGAGTAACAAATTTgcgaaaaatgaaaattcaaaaaaaaaaaaaaaaattagcaaaatttaatatattgcaATATATGAGTAAATTATGGAAAAAGTACACGACGGACAAAAGATCAACGTAAAGGAAATTTCCAATATATGTAGAAATGGACATATGaacataaatatgcatatacatgtacatatggaAAACATGCCTGCGGGTTGTACTTCAAAAAAATGCGGTAAAAATTcgattacaaaaaaatttttaaatgatcaaaaaacgataaaaaaaattaatacatgtaataaaaatattgtacatTTGAGACGGGGGGGGGGGGAAATTAAAGCTTGTGAATTATACTCAATTGGGTTAAAGGTAATCTTTACTCATTGGCATAAAAAATGTGCtttcaaaattatgaaaaaagaaaatgtgtTACATAATAGGGTACACATTTATGTAGGAACAACAAATGACGTAAATACATTGCTGTTCTTTTTAAACTGCTTTATTCATCTTTGAATTATGATTTGccaaattacaaaaaatgaaaattcagaaaaaaaaaattaaatataataaattatcgagagtatttaataaaagcaTGTCAAGAGccaagtaatatatttttcttttaaaaaaaaaaaaaaaatttacatataataatatatattatacaatatatcgatgttacatatttttgaatcataattttgtatgattatttttttttacaatttttcgTATAAATGCTATTACTTTAATTTAGCTCATAGTGTTTCTGAGCATTTTGCGAAAGCGGCTTGACTGAAATGTACAGCATTGCATATGctcatatgtacatatgtatatataattatgtaacgTATAAGTATGTGCCTTCAATTTATGCTTCACTTCATTTTAGTTGTATAGCACCTGCGGCTTAAGCGTTTTAAGGCGATTGTGCATGCCCGTCGAGGGGGTgagcattaaaaaaaaaataagcgCACACACTGAAAAACAATAGCAGTAGCAGTAACAATAACTATAATGAGCTGACGCAAAAATCAAGTTTTTCGCGTATATAACCAGGGTTATAGCGTTAGCATTGCGGCACAtacagaaaaaagaaaaaggaagaaaaagaacGATTTTGCATATATGCGATTTGCCATTTGCCATTTACGATTTGCCATTTGCGATTGACGATTTGCCATTTGCGATTTACGATTTGCCATTTGCGATTAACGATTTGCCATTTGCCATTTACGATTTGCCATTTGCGATTAACGATTTGTCATTTGCGATTTACGATTTGTCATTTGCGAATTTACACTTTTGCGCCTTACACCTTCGCACTCTACACCTTTTCgcaaacaaaaagaaaaaaaaaaaaaatatgcacaaaCAGGAAAGTAAAGtacctctttttttatttttttttcgaattgaaatattacgaaaaaaaatcaaaaaggCAGTTCATTTTACCGTTTACACCtctgtatgtatattaaaagtGTGGGAAGCACAACGTGTGGGAAGGTGGGGCCCCAAAGT is part of the Plasmodium malariae genome assembly, chromosome: 14 genome and encodes:
- the PmUG01_14070400 gene encoding conserved Plasmodium protein, unknown function; protein product: MIFSKLFRKKVELDVDLYILKNKESSPLLLDGKLCVNKNEITIINSLKKLVFNEDNIHDFKYHELDMCQFKYLQNGVVEEYGLVFSDMCYMYYFYKYMMLSYLSGNVILHSKVNLFKYSEPVKRLYKKNYHGILVFNTVKCEHVFIVVKSNRRMVPSEQEEEFENVTAGEGCEADEVDGTNGSRETNGSRETNGSSETNEQNSKYAAHAEHTKGQRRNKLSTSFNKNTSNYSTNKQNSVKSKEQNTKEMVKEEEKQIMREIIIDEESEKYYEQFSIENIRELYKRNKVFLIYILNSFNDIYLSKDSVGIHLQRYLVYNLFKFIDYKTLYPEGDNYKTFFLNDEESEEERMKEQNKSKKKIQLNQTYAYTSHIVLNGKKSIEKDDDVKRTVDDVGSVELRRGHMSVGGHSYGNDGSTRRGSSRGSSRGSSRGSSRGSSRGSSRGSSRGSSRGISKDSRRNSGSNIGEKGEKREGGKEGLEKWTKPMLEKHTDPAEQINELNEKFLIIVESESIMIDTIKNILIYRYDFQNDIVHIKRDYLENYIRNSCSKNNEEVRGMNKDNSSDYSKENKKEEDYVFLSDSDISEELEENRGSDMKYKYVNTNGKFSFVLRQNYILPKKDRRLEKRKKENEKRECNGIAIGYDDKVNYDNIHNDLNIYKFDEYGKERKIYNSTKNLFRYKNEKCIPKNVQINDSQGNKIIFLDEKNDNNLFMIDINTEKVVDKWNTEYIPIKKLLKKEENVYCGYNKNSLYFVDTRMKSCIQNLLQYSKNTADIEHASMDEKGRIIVTNTNGELKYYDGKLNNSNIIKKSKNVVFCANDIVHLVVSLDGIYSIVTCERSVILCENIIENNNLFQNVIKKNDRIKQKKILLQLHYIDVFTYSLGNYKFVKSVVNHDNTFIFTFSQNFYVVWNIKQAMNDNISYVIKKTNENISDISFFNVNDIQGIIIAEENSLKAKKIKNV